Within Deinococcus actinosclerus, the genomic segment GCCGAGGGCACCCTCGATACCCTCAAGACCATCCGCACTGGCCTGCACAAGGCAGACGAACTGAAAACCAATCAGGCGCCCATCGGTACCGAGGTCGTCAGCGGCCTGAAAACTGAAGTGACGAAGAGTGTCGTCACGGCGGGCATCACGAAGGTGGCCAGCATGCTCATTCCCGGCGGGGGCTTCGTGCAGGCGCTGCTGGGCGCGTTCCGCAGCGTGCAGTTCGTCGTGCAGCAGGGCCAGCAGATCATGGGCGTCGTCGGCAGCGCCATTCAGAGCGTCAGTGCCATCGCCGCCGGGAACCTCGGCGCGGCCATCAGTGGCGTCGAGACCACGCTGGCGCGCAGCATTCCCGTCGCGCTGGGCTTCCTGACCAAGGTGCTGGGCCTGGGCAGCATCGGCACGAAGATCAAGGCCGTCATCGGCAAGGTCCGGGGAAAACTCGACGCCCTGCTGGACCGGGCCGTGGCGCGGATCAAAGGCCTGATCTCGAAACTGAGCCGGAAGAACACCCCAGGGCAGAAACCCGGGACAGGTGAGGACTCATCCCGGAGCGTGGCCGTGAAAGCCAGGGTCCGGACTCACCTTGCGGCCACACTGCGTGGCCCAGCCACCCCCGCCGTCATTCGCAACGCCCTTGAACACACCATGAATCAGTTCAGACCCCAGGGCCTGAATGCCCTCCGGACGCGGAAAGCGGGCCAAGGGAGGTACGGGATCGAGGCGAGCGCGTCGCCATACGAGAATGTCGGGCTGACCGACACGAACATCATGTTCGACGCGGATGATCTGGAACTCATGACCCTGCGCCGGGGCGTGGCGCTGCGCGCGTCCATCAACGGCATCGAGGTTCAGACAGCCAACACGCCCGGCAAGAAGGGCGAGCTCCCCAAGCATGCCGAGGAAAACTTCGTGATCAATGCCCAGCGGATTCTGCAACGGTTCGCGGGACAGACACCCGAGGTGATTGTCCAGCTGTCCAGCAGCCCCTGCGGTGACCCGGGCTGCGACGCCGACCTTCAGAAAAAACTGCATAACTGCGCCTCGACACTGATCGAGTTCGCTCAGCGCCATCAGGTCAAGCTGCGGGTGCAGGTGCTGGGCATCTACTCGCCGAAGGTGAAGGGCGGCAAAGCCCTCTCACGCGACGGACTGCGCCGCATGCTGGATCACGGCATCCGTGTGGAGACGTGGTCGCCCGATCAGGCTCTCGCGCAGCTGGAAGCCTCCGCTGGCCCGCTGGAACCCGGAGTGCGGCAGTCCATCAGCTCGAAATTGCGGAATATCATCAAGGAACTCGAGGCTCTTTCCGGACTCAACCTGAGGTAAACGTGGACAAAGCAAGCATGAGCGAAAGCCAGCTTCAGCAGAGGCAGACGCTGGCACAAGACCTGTCAGCGCAGGGCTGGCAACTCAAGAATGAGGACGCGTTCAACCATGACCTGTGGCTCAGCGCGGAACTGACGGCCCGGAAGCGGATTCCCGAGAGCATCATGGAACTCAACTACAGCTTCGAGAACAGCTATGTCGGGTTCACCGTGGCAAAATTCGACGAAGGCCGGGCCGAGTACATCATCTATTTCGATGACTGGGACACGTCGCAGGGGATTGTTCAGGACATCCTCAGGCACTCGGAGCAGATGACGGTCGCCCGGGCCGCCCAGTGGTCCGTCGAACTTGTCAGGAAACATCCTGGGAACGTGTTCTTCTTCACCGGATCGGACAGCATCGAACTCACGGAGGCGAACGCCCTGGACGTGTTCGAGCGTTTCAATCTCGAAGTGGGTTGACCGGCCCAGGATCACGCAGCACTCCGCTTAAGCGGCTCTGCACGCGGCCCTCCGGAGCAGTTCTCCGAGGGGCAGCTTCAGGCAAGGAATGACCTGATGCCCCCATCCGCGGCTTCGCAGTTGTGCCCGCGAACTGGACGGCCGTGGTCGCCACGGGTGACCGGAAGCTGCGCTGCATTCCCGACGCTGCAGGCCAGACAGACCTGACCCTGCGCCGCATCTGGCAATGCGGCAAGGGCCTGACGGCAGGCCTCCGACGTGGTCGCGTTCCGTTGTGCCCTCTCCCCCTGAGGGACTCGCAGAGCCGCGAAGCAGTGGAGCGACAAGGTGGAAGGCTGAGGGGCCCACCGGGCGACTCCGCATGACGAGGGATCACTCGAATCTCGTATCAGTCCATGGTCAAGGCAGAGCGGCGAGGAGAAGCGCGCCCCGCGCTAGTCTGACCGAATGATCCGGTTGCTGTTTGTGGGGGATGTGTTCGCCGCGGCGGGGCGGCGGGTGCTGGGGTCGCACCTGCCGTCCCTGCGCTCGAAGTCGGATTTCATCGTGGTGAACATGGAGAACGCGGCGGGGGGTTTTGGCCTGCACCGCGAGGGCGCGGACGGGGCGCTGAAGGCCGGGGCGCACTGCATGACGCTGGGGAACCACGCGTGGCATCACAAGGACGTGTACGTGCTCATGCAGGACGAGGGCACGTACCCGATCGTGCGGCCGCTGAACTACAGCGATCCGGGCACGCCGGGCGTGGGCTGGCGCAGCTTCGACGTGAAGACCGCGCAGGGCACCGAGCGGTTGACGGTCGTGAACCTGCTGGGCCGGGTGTTCATGGAGGCGGTGGACAACCCGTTCCGCGCGATGGACACGCTGCTGGAACGCGACGATCTGGGCAGCGTGTTCGTGGATTTCCACGCCGAGGCGACCAGTGAGAAGCAGGGCATGGCGCGGTACCTGGACGGGCGGGTGGCCGCGGTAATCGGCACGCACACGCACGTGCCCACAGCGGACACGCGGATCCTGCCGGGCGGCACGGCGTTCCAGGCGGACGCGGGCTTCACCGGGCCGTTCGAGTCGATCATCGGCAGTGATCCGCACGGCCCGATCGAGCGCTTCGTGACCGAGCGCCCGCACCGCTACGGCGCGGCGGACGGCCCGGCGGAACTGAACGGCGTCTTTGTCCAGATAGAGGGCAACCGGGCCGTGGGGATTGAACGGTACCGTTACGTGGAAGGGCAGGAGAGCGGTGGTCAGCTCTCTTGACGGTGTCCTTCCGGAGAGAGAACTGACCCGAGCGAAGCGAGTACCCGCAGTGGGCAGCGGTCTGGAGTGAAGCCGGTGGGCGTGCTGTCCTCCCGCTGGCGGAACGAAGGAACCGCTGCCGGGATCGCTTCCCTGCCGGCTGAAGGGAGTGAACATGAGCATTCGGAGTGATGTGAACCTGCTGGGCCGCACGCTGGGGCAGGTGCTGAAGGAACAGGAAGGCGAGGCGTTCTTCGAGCTGGTGGAGCGCACGCGCGCCCTGGTGCGCGAGGTGCGGGCAGGGGGCAGTGACGCGGAGTTGCGCGCGATGCTGGCGGGGCTGTCCGGGCCGGACGCGGGGAACCTGGCGCGGGCGTTCACGTGGTACTTCCAGCTGGTGAACCTGGCCGAGGAGTACGAGCGGGTGCGGGTGCTGGCGGCGGCGGGCGGGGTGCGGCCGCAGAGTCTGGCGCAGGCGATGCAGGAACTCCGCGCGCAGGGCCTCACGGCCGAGGAGGTCGAGGCGCTGCTGGCGCGGCTGGACCTGGGCCTGACGTTCACGGCGCACCCGACCGAGATGCGAAGGCGCACGGTGCGCCGTCACCTGGAGCAGGTGGCGCGCGCCATTCCCACCCTCAGTGACGGGGGCGTGGACGGGCCGGAGGCGGCGGGGATCGCCGCGCACGTGGAGGCGCTGTGGCGCACGCCAGAACTGCGCCGCCTGAAACCCACCGTGCTGGACGAGGTGAAGGGCGGCCTGACGTACGTGTCGAGCATCGCGCAGGCCCTCCCGGCCTTGCAGCGGGACCTGCACGCGGCGTTCCGGGAGGTGTTCGGGCGGGATACGGCGGCGACGCTGCCGCTGAGCTTCTCGTCGTGGATGGGCGGGGACCGGGACGGGAATCCGTTCGTGACGCCGCAGGCGACGCGGGAGACGCTGGCGCTGCACGGCGAGCGGGCGCGCGAGGTGCTGCTGGGGCTGATCCGGCAGGCGTTCGCGGACCTCAGCCAGGAGGACGAGGGCGAGGAGGCGTACCGCGAGGAGCTCCAGAGCCTGTTCGATGCGGTCAAAGGCGGGCAGACGCTGGATCTGGTGGGCCGCCTGGAGGCCCTGCATGAGCGTCTGCTCGCCGACGGGCAGCGGCGCACGGCAGAGCAGCTGCTGTCGCCGCTGCTGACGGTCGCGCGGGTGTTCGGGCAGCACCTCGTGAGCCTGGACGTGCGCGAGCACAGCGCGCAGACGGGCGCGGCGGTCGCGGAGCTGCTGCGCGCCGCGGGCGTGGAGGCCGATTACGCCGCGCTGCCCGAGCATGCCAAGCAGGAACTGCTGATCCGGGAGCTGCGCTCGCGCCGTCCGCTGTGGCCTGCCGGGGAGGGGCTGCCCGACACCCTGGAGACGGCGGTCGGCCCGATCCGCGAGGTGCGGGACGCGGTGCGCCGCGCCGGGCCGCGCGCGTTCGGGCGGTACGTGATCAGCATGGCCGAGTCGGTCAGCGACGTGCTCGAACCGCTGATCCTGGCGCGAGAGGTGGGCCTGCGGATCCTGCCGGTCCCGCTGTTCGAGACGCTGGACGACCTCCAGCGCGCGCCGCAGGTCGTGTGGGAACTGCTCTCGCTGCCCGAGTACCGCGCGGTGCTGGGTGACGACGTGCAGGAGATCATGCTGGGCTACAGCGACAGCAACAAGGACACCGGCTTCCTCGCGGCGAACTGGGCGCTGCACGAGGCGCAGCGGCAGATCAGTGACGTGTGCCGCCGCGCCGGGGTGCGCTGGCGCTTCTTCCACGGGCGCGGCACCAGCATCGGCCGGGGGGGCGGCCCGGCCAGCCGCGCCATCCTCGGGCAGCCTGCCGGCACCATCGACGCGGGGCTGCGCATCACCGAGCAGGGCGAGGCGCTGGCCGACAAGTACAGCCACCCGGTCCTGGCGCGGCGCAACCTGGAACAGGCGCTGTACGGGCTGCTGCTGTCCGCCGCGCGCCCGGCCGGAGAGCTGAATCCCGCCTGGACGGACGCCATGACCCGCGCCGCCGCGAGCAGCGCCCGCGCGTACCGCGCGCTGGTGGACGACCCGGCGTTCCTGCCGTTCTTCGAGCACGTCACGCCCATCCACGAGATCGCCCGCCTGAACATCGCCTCCCGTCCGGTGCGCCGCCCCGGCGCGCCCACGCTGGGCAACCTGCGCGCCATTCCGTGGGTGATGAGCTGGACGCAGAACCGCGCCAACCTCCCCGGCTGGTACGGGCTCTGCGAGGGCCTGCAGGAGATCGGCGTGGAGACCGCCCGCGAGATGTACGCCACATGGCCGTTCTTCCGCACCGTGCTCGACAACGCGCAGATGAGCCTCGCCAAGAGCGACCCGCTGATCTTCGACGAGTACCTGCGCCTGCTGCCCGAAGGGGACGCGCACCCGCTCGCCACGCACCTCAAGGACGCCTACGCCCGCACGGTCGCGCTGGTGCAGGACGTGGTGGGCGCCGAACTCATGGCGAACGAGCCGCGCCTGAAAGAGAGCATCAGTCTGCGCAACCCTTACATCGACCCGATTCACCGCATCCAGGTGGAACTCCTGCGCCGCAGCCGCGGCAAGGACGGCGGCCTGGACGAGTTCGAGCGTCCCCTGCTCCTGAGCATCCAGGGCATCGCGGCGGGCGTGCGCAACACCGGCTGACGGCTGGACCGGGCAACGTGGGGAGGGGGCGACCTCTCCCCTTTCCCGTGCGTGGAGACCGGGTGGGACACCTCCTATCACCCATTACCCAGCCACCATCCTCCCCACAGCTGGAAGCGATACCATGTCAGCATGCGTCATTACGCCCTGCTGGGCGCGCTGCTGACCTCCCTGGCGGGCGGTTCGGGCGCGCAGACGGCCCTGCCCATCCCCACCTTCGAGGGGCAGGTGATCTATCAGGTCATGCCCGACCGCTTCTTCGACGGGAACCCCGCGAACAACCAGGGCGTGAACCGCGACGACCCGCGCGCCTGGCACGGCGGGGACCTGCCGGGCCTCACGCAGAAACTCGCGTACATCCAGAAGCTGGGGGCAACGTCGGTGTGGCTCACGCCGGTGTACCAGCAGCAGGCCACGAACTCGTTCGGCACGGCCGGGTACCACGGGTACTGGCCCGCGGACTTCCGGAACGTGGACCCGCACTTCGGGACGCTGGCGGACTTCGGGACGTTCGTGAAGGCCGCGCAGGGCGCCGGGATGCGCGTCGTGCTCGATCAGGTCATCAACCACTACGGGTACGAGGCGGCCGCCGTGCGCCTGCGCAAGGACTGGTTCAACACCCAGGCGCAGTGCGACGCGACTCAAAACAAGGACGTGGACTGCCCCCTGTCGGGCCTGCCGGACCTGCGCCAGAGCAACCCGCAGGTGCGCGACCTCCTGCTCGGGAACGCAAACTTCTGGCGCGAACAGGGCGTGAACGCCTTCCGCTACGACGCGATCAAGCACGTCGAGCGGCCCTTCCTGAACGACCTGCTGGCCGCCGACCGCCGCGCGGGCACCTGGACGCTCGGCGAGTGGTTCGGCGCGGACACCGGCACCGTCGCGGACTGGCAGAAGGCGGGCTTCGACAGCCTGTTCCTGTTCAGCCTGCAGGACGCCATGAAAACCAGCGTGATGGGCGAGGGCAGCCTGGACGCCGTCCGTCAGGTGCTCGCCCGCCAGGGTGAACTGCCGCGCCCGGGCGAGGTGGCGCTGTTCCTCGACAACCACGACGTGCCGCGCTTCGCGCAGGGCAGCCTGTTCGAGGACGTGGGTCAGGAGCGCACCCGCTACGGCCTGCGCGCCCTGATGACCCTGCGCGGCGTGCCCGTCATCTGGCAGGGCACCGAGATCGCCATGCGCGGCGCCGCGGACCCCGACAACCGCCGCGACATGCGCTTCGAGGACGCGTGGACGCCCGCCGAGCGCGCCGTGTTCGGCGCCACGCAGGCCGCCATCGCCGCGCGCAAGGCCAGCCCGGCCCTGAGTAGCGGCTCGCAGACGCTGCTGCCCACCCCGGACAGTGTCAGCGGCCAGCTCCTGCTCTTCACCCGCGAACTGAACGGCCAGACCGTCCTCGCCGCGTGGCACAGCGGCAACGCCCGCCGCACGTACTCCCTGAAACTGGGCAGCCTGGGCATGAAGTGGGCCGCGCTGGCCGCCACGCCCTCGCTGTTCGCCGGGCAGAATGCGAAGGTCAGCGTCAGCGGCGGGTACCTGCACCTGAGCCTCCCCGCGCGGGACGCCGCCGCCTTCCGCGTGCAATAACCCCGCTCCAGCGAGGGGGCGGACCTGCGCGGCCCGCCCCCTCTTCCCCACGCCCGTTATGCCCGCAGGGGCCGGGGGACCGGCAGGGTGTACGTCGCGAACGGCTTCCACTGCCCGCCCGGGTGGTGGCGCGCGATGGGCTGATCGCGGTCGTCCACGTACACCATGCGGTAGCGCACGCGGCCCAGTTCCAGCCCGCCCCGCTGCCGCCACAGCACCTGCACGTCCACGTTCGTGGCGGCCGGATCGGTGTCCCGCGCGGACAGGATGCTGAACCCATCCAGGGTGCCGGGGTACGCGCGGCGCACCTGCCGCACGCTGCGCCGCCGCGTGGGAAAGAGGCGCGCGGGCAGCGCCAGGGCCATCGCATGGTACTGCCCGCCCTGCCAGTGCGTCAGGAACGCGCTGAGCGCCTCCTGCGGCGTGGAGTTGGTCGGCGTGATGTCCATACCCCAGCATGCCACGCCCCGGCCCCGGCGGGCCATCCCACGAATGGCGCAACCCGGCAAGCAGTGAACTCAGCCGAACCTCCTATGCGGACGAGTTGGCGGCAAGACTGCGGAGCCAGGCCTGATACCAGTCGAGCTGATCCTGAACCGTTGCGGGCTGAACGTCAGGGCCAGTCTGGAAGATATCAACGGTGTCCAGGCCACCCCGCACTCCCATCCTCAGACGGCTGCCAACCGATCCGATGCCCATGTTCAGGGCCATGGGGGTCACCGTGACGTTCAGGCTGGTGCCGTAACAGATGAGCAGCCATCCCTGCGCTTCCAGCGCAAGCCGCAGCGCGGTCAATGCATCCCAGCCGGTCGCCTCATGCGCTGTGAGAACTCCAGCCGAGTCCACTTGCAGGCTCAGGGAGATCAGACCGTCTGCCTTCTCCTGAATCGTCAGTGTGGTCTGCCTCTCCTGCCCCGTGGTCATGTTCCGCAGGGCAAGCTGAGAGACGTCGATTTCGGTCACTCACGGCTCCTCAGGCACGCAGCGCGCGCTGCCCCAGGAACAGCGCGCCGGCGCCGATCAGCGAGGTGAGGATCGGTGCCCAGGGCAGCCCTGGCGCGCGGTAGCCTTCGCCCAGGCGGGCGCGCATGCCGCTCTCGCTCTGCGACTGGCCGTTGTGCGAGTAGATGATCGCCCCAGCCAAGAACGTCAGGATCAGGCCGCCCCAGCCGAGGGCAGTGGCAGCGCCCGCGCGGGTCAGGCCGCCCGCCAGGAGCGCCCCGACGAGCACGCACAGCAGGCCGGTCCCCAGACCGGCGCCCAGGCCGTACAGGACAATCTGGCCGAGTCGGGCGGCGCGGGTCTGGGTGGTCATGTGGGGACTCTATGTCCGAAGGGAGCGCGGCTCAAGCGAATCTGTCCTATCCGGCGCGGGCGTCGTCGTGCTGGCGGATGCTCAGGACGCGGCTGGCGCCGGTCTGGTCGGTGGTGACGCCCCACAGGGCGTGCGCGACTTCCATGGTGGCTTTCTGGTGCGTGACGAGCAGGAACTGCGCGCCGCGTTCGCTGAAGCGCTTCAGGAAGGCGGTGAAGCGGCGGATGTTCGCCTCGTCCAGCGGGGCGTCCACCTCGTCCAGCACGGCCAGGGGGAGGCCCCCGGCGCTGCCTTCGCCGCCCGCGTGGTTCAGGGCGAACAGGAAGCCCAGGCCCGCCATGGTGCGTTCCCCGGCGGAGAGCAGCGTCATGGAGCGGGTGCGTTTCCCGCGCGGCTGCACGGCGAGACGCAGGCCGCGCAGGATGCCCGCGTCGTCCGTTTCGGGTTCCAGGTCGCCCTGCCCGCCGAGGAGTTCGGTGCTGTACTCGCGGAAGGCGGTGTTGACGCGGTCGAAGGCGGCGCGGGTGGCGTGTTCCTCGGCCGCCTGGAGTCCCTGCAGGTGCGTGCGGAGTTCCTGCGCGGCGGCGTCCGCGTCGTGCAGTTCGGCCCGCTGGGCGTCCAGCAGCGCGGTCTCGGCGGCGTGGTCGGCCTCGGCGCGGGCGTTCACAGGCCCCAGGGCGTCCAGGGCGGCGCGGGTGCGGGTCAGTTCGGCCGTCCACTCGCGGGGGGTGCCGGGCGGGAGGCAGCCGTCGGGGATGGGTTCGAGGCTGCCCTCGCGCCGGGCGATCAGAAGGCGCAGGTCGTCCAGGCGGGCGCGGGCCTTGTTCTGCGTGCCGATGAGGCTGGCGTAGTCCTGACTGGCCTTCTCGCGGGCGTACTCGGCGCGGGCGTACTCGTTCTCGTCCAGGGTGCCCAGCGCGGCCTCGCGGCGGGCCACTTCGGCGCGGGCGGCGTCCAGGGCGGCGTCCTGGGCGGTCAGCGAGGTGGCGTTCGTCTCCAGGCGGGCGCGCAGGTCCCCGGCGCGGGCGCGGCCGGTGCGGTAGGCGCGCCACGCGGCGTCCGCCTGCTGCGCCAGGGCGAGGGCCTCGGCGGCGTGGCGTTCCTGCGCGCGGTGCGTCTCGGCGTCCCCCCGGGCGGCCTGGAGGCTGGCGGTCAGGGCGTCCACGTCCGGGAGGGGCTCGCCGGGTGCCAGGGGTTCGGGTTCGTCGGGGCCCAGGCGGGCGGCGAGGCGGTCGTGGTTCGCCTGGAGGCTGCGGGTCTGCGCGCCCAGTTCGGTCACGCGGCGCTCGGCACTCGCCTCTTCCTGCGCGGCGCGTTCGCGGGCGGCGAGCAGGGTGGCGTGCCGCTCGGTCCCCCCGCGAGGATCGCCTCGACCTTCTTCAGTTCGGCGTTCAGGCGCGCGCTCTGACGGTCGGCGTCTTCCAGTTCCGCGTCGAGTTCCTGGAAACGGCGCTGGTCGCCCAGGACGCCGCTGCCGGTGTCGCGGGCGCGGCCCCCGGTGATCGCGCCGCCGGGTTCGACGAGTTCGCCGTCCAGCGTGACGAGGCGGGGGCGGCTGGCGTGCGCGCGGGCAATGCGGTTTGCGGCGCGCAGGTCGCGGACGACCAGCGTGTCGGCCAGGATGCTCTCGGCGACCAGGGGTGGGTCGCTGGGGCACAGGTCGGCGAGGTTGCCGATCACGCCGTCCTCGCGCAGCAGCGCGCCGTCGCGGCGGGGCCGGGCGCGGATGAGGTCCAGCGGCAGGAAGGTGGCGCGGCCGCCCACGCGCCTCAGTTCGTCGATAATCTCGCGGGCGTCGTCCGCGCGGTTCACGACGACCTGTTCCAGGCGGCGGCCCAGGGCGGCGCCCAGCGCGGTCTCGTATTCGGCGGGGACGGTCAGCAGGTCCGCGACAGAGCCCACGATGCCCGGGTGGTCGAGGCGCAGGGCGTTGCGGGCGCCCTCGCCGTAGCGGGCGTAGGAGTTGAGGGTCTGTTCCAGCCGGTCGCGTTCGCGCCGCAGTGGGGCGACGCTGGCGTTCACGCGGGCCAGCTCGCCGCGCAGGTGCCGCTCGTGCTGCGTGGCGGCCTCGCGCTCGTCGCGGACGCCCAAGTAGGCGCGCTCGGCCTGCTCCCGGGCGGTGCGGGCGTGCCCGAGGCGTTCCTGCGCGGCCTCCAGCGCTTCGCGGGCCTGGGTCAGGTTGCCCTGGGCGCGCTCGTACTCGGCGCGGATGGTCTCGCGGCTGGCGTCCTGGCGGGCGGCGGCCTCGGCGGCGCGGGCGGCCAGGGCGCGGGCGCGGGTCAGGTCGGCGTCCAGGGTGCGGGCGCGGCGTTCAGAGGCGTCCGCCTGCGTGCGCGCCTGCGTCAGCGCGGCGTCCAGCGCGGTGAGGTCCGGGGCGGGCTGTTCGGGCGGCGTGCGCGGCAGCCCCTCCAGTTCGGCCGTCAGGGTCTGTCGTTCGGCGTCCAGGTGCGCGCGGTAGCGCTGCGCCTGCGCGGCGGCGTCGCGGGCGGCGCGCAGGGTGTCCAGCGCTCCGGCGTACGCGTCGCGCCTCGCGCGGGCGTCCTGCGCGGCGTCACGGGCGGCGTCCACGGCGGTGGCGGCCGCCTGCACGTCGGCGGCCAGGGCGGCGCTGCGGGCCTCCAGCTCGGCCGCTTCGGTGCGGGCCGCGAAGACCTCGCGCGCCAGGGTGAGCTGCCGGTCGCGCCTCAGGGCGTCCTCCAGCGTCAGCATCCGGCCGCTCAGATCGCGGTGGGTGCGGGCGTCCTGCGCGGCGCGCGCCAGCCGCTCCAGCGCCGCCTCGCGTTCGCTGAGCACCAGCCGCAGCGAGTCCAGGTGGGTGTCGGCCTCGCGCAGCCGCGCCTCGGTCTCCTGGCGGGCGGTCACGGCGCGCGACAGTCCGGCGGCCTCCTGCACGTAGCCCAGCAGGGTTTTGCCCTCGGCCTGCACGACGCCGCTGACCTCGCCCTGTCCGATCACGGCCAGTCCGCCGGGGCCCAGGCCGGTGCCGCGCAGCGCGCCCTGCACGTCCCGCACCCGCACGCCGCGCCCGTTCAGGTCCTGCTCGCCGGTCCCGTCGCGGTATACGCGCCGCGCGAGGTTCACGCGCTCCCCGGCGGGCGTCACGAGTTCCAGCTGCACCTCCGCGAGGCCCAGCGGGGCCTTGCCGCCGCTGCCGTGGAAGATCAGCTCGGTGCCGCGCCCGGCGCGCAGGTCACGCGCGCGGGCCTGGTGGGTGGCCCAGCGGATGGCCTCCACGACGTTGCTTTTGCCGCTGCCGTTCGGCCCGATGACGGCGCTGACGCCGGGCCCGAACTCCAGGCGGGTGCGGTCGGCGAAACTCTTGAAGCCCTGCAGGGTGACGCTCTGAAGCATGATTACCGGCCGGCGCCTGTCACTGGTCGGCGCAGTCCCCGGCCGTGAAGGGCTGCGTCAGGTCCATGCGGCCCAGCGCCTCGACCCCCTGCCCGGCCACCAGGAAGGTCACGTCCTGCCCCTTCTGCTCGAGCAGGGTGCGGGTCAGGGTGCACAGCAGCATGCGCTCGCCGCTGGCGCCGTAGCGCAGCTTGGTGTACGCGTCGGGCAGATCCACGTAGTAGTGCTGCCCGCGCAGGTATACCTTCGGGGAGGGCGTGCCGGTCGGCACGACGCCCAGGAAGCTCTTGTCGTACGGGCCGCGCGCCCAGACGTCCACGGCGGCCTGCGCCACCGAGCGGGTGTTCGTGCGCGACACCTGCACGGTGCGGGTCTCGGCCTTCAGGGTCTGCACCTGCAGGTCCGTGAAGTACACCTTGACCTTCAGGGTCTGCCGCTCGGTCAGTTCCAGCTTGGGCGGCTCCGGCGTGGGCGGCGTGCGCTGCACGGCCTGCAGGGCCAGGACCGACACGGCCAGCAGGCCGGCCGCCACCACGTTGAACGGCGAGAACAGCTTGCGCGGCACGCTCACTGCGTGACTCCCTGCGCGCTGAGGTTGGCGTTGTTGTTCGCGCGGGCCGTCAGGTACGTGGCGACCGACCGGGCCACCGCCACCGACAGCACCTTCTGCCGGGCGGCGCTGCCCAGGGTGGCGAGGTCCTGCGCGTTGTTCGCCCAGCCGAGTTCGAGTAGCAGCGCGGCCTGCGGGGCCTCACCGAGGCTCTGCACGCGGCTGATGCTGTCCTGCTGCGCACTGACGCCGCCGCCCTTGAGTTCCCCGCGCAGCAGTTCACCCAGGCGGCGGGTGCTGCCCGCCCCGGCCACGATCAGGGTGCTGTAGGGAACGCTGCTGCCGCCGCGCAGGGTGTTGATCAGCTGACTGCCCGCGCGGCCGGTCTGCTCGTAGACGGTCACGCCGCTGCGCCGGGCGCCGGGCAGGCGGCCGAGGTCCAGGGCGAGATACACGTCGCTCTGGCGCGCCAGGGTCAGGACCTGCTCGCGGTTCAGGGCCGCGGCGCTGTCGCGCGTGACCCGCACCTGCCAGCCCTTCTCGGTCAGCAGCTGCGCGGCCTGCCGGGCGACTTCCAGGGTCACGTCGTCACTCAGGCCGGGCACCAGCGCGGGATCCAGGACGATCAGCGGCGAGTTGATGCGCGAGAGCACCTCCGGGGCGCTGCTGGGCACGCCGGGCCCGGCGTCCACGACGACGCGCACCCCGTTGCCGCGCACCACCTTGAACACCCGGTACCCGCTGCTGGCGGGCAGGGGCAGCGTGACGGTCAGGTCACTGCCGCTGCGCGCGACCTCCGCGCTGGGCATGAAGGCGCCGCGGGTGGTGTAGCGCCGCGCGTCGCCCTGGATGCCCTTCAGCGTCAGGACGACCCGGTCGCCGCGCTGCTCGTCGACGACCTGCACGTCGCGGCTGAGGTCCAGCACGACGCGGTCGGTGTCACGCCCGGCGCGGCTGCTGACGCTGACCAGTTTCGGCGCGGCCAGCGTGAACTTGCCCTGCTCGTACTGGGCGCCCAGGCCGCTGGCCAGCG encodes:
- a CDS encoding TIGR00282 family metallophosphoesterase, whose product is MIRLLFVGDVFAAAGRRVLGSHLPSLRSKSDFIVVNMENAAGGFGLHREGADGALKAGAHCMTLGNHAWHHKDVYVLMQDEGTYPIVRPLNYSDPGTPGVGWRSFDVKTAQGTERLTVVNLLGRVFMEAVDNPFRAMDTLLERDDLGSVFVDFHAEATSEKQGMARYLDGRVAAVIGTHTHVPTADTRILPGGTAFQADAGFTGPFESIIGSDPHGPIERFVTERPHRYGAADGPAELNGVFVQIEGNRAVGIERYRYVEGQESGGQLS
- a CDS encoding phosphoenolpyruvate carboxylase encodes the protein MSIRSDVNLLGRTLGQVLKEQEGEAFFELVERTRALVREVRAGGSDAELRAMLAGLSGPDAGNLARAFTWYFQLVNLAEEYERVRVLAAAGGVRPQSLAQAMQELRAQGLTAEEVEALLARLDLGLTFTAHPTEMRRRTVRRHLEQVARAIPTLSDGGVDGPEAAGIAAHVEALWRTPELRRLKPTVLDEVKGGLTYVSSIAQALPALQRDLHAAFREVFGRDTAATLPLSFSSWMGGDRDGNPFVTPQATRETLALHGERAREVLLGLIRQAFADLSQEDEGEEAYREELQSLFDAVKGGQTLDLVGRLEALHERLLADGQRRTAEQLLSPLLTVARVFGQHLVSLDVREHSAQTGAAVAELLRAAGVEADYAALPEHAKQELLIRELRSRRPLWPAGEGLPDTLETAVGPIREVRDAVRRAGPRAFGRYVISMAESVSDVLEPLILAREVGLRILPVPLFETLDDLQRAPQVVWELLSLPEYRAVLGDDVQEIMLGYSDSNKDTGFLAANWALHEAQRQISDVCRRAGVRWRFFHGRGTSIGRGGGPASRAILGQPAGTIDAGLRITEQGEALADKYSHPVLARRNLEQALYGLLLSAARPAGELNPAWTDAMTRAAASSARAYRALVDDPAFLPFFEHVTPIHEIARLNIASRPVRRPGAPTLGNLRAIPWVMSWTQNRANLPGWYGLCEGLQEIGVETAREMYATWPFFRTVLDNAQMSLAKSDPLIFDEYLRLLPEGDAHPLATHLKDAYARTVALVQDVVGAELMANEPRLKESISLRNPYIDPIHRIQVELLRRSRGKDGGLDEFERPLLLSIQGIAAGVRNTG
- a CDS encoding alpha-amylase family glycosyl hydrolase yields the protein MRHYALLGALLTSLAGGSGAQTALPIPTFEGQVIYQVMPDRFFDGNPANNQGVNRDDPRAWHGGDLPGLTQKLAYIQKLGATSVWLTPVYQQQATNSFGTAGYHGYWPADFRNVDPHFGTLADFGTFVKAAQGAGMRVVLDQVINHYGYEAAAVRLRKDWFNTQAQCDATQNKDVDCPLSGLPDLRQSNPQVRDLLLGNANFWREQGVNAFRYDAIKHVERPFLNDLLAADRRAGTWTLGEWFGADTGTVADWQKAGFDSLFLFSLQDAMKTSVMGEGSLDAVRQVLARQGELPRPGEVALFLDNHDVPRFAQGSLFEDVGQERTRYGLRALMTLRGVPVIWQGTEIAMRGAADPDNRRDMRFEDAWTPAERAVFGATQAAIAARKASPALSSGSQTLLPTPDSVSGQLLLFTRELNGQTVLAAWHSGNARRTYSLKLGSLGMKWAALAATPSLFAGQNAKVSVSGGYLHLSLPARDAAAFRVQ
- a CDS encoding GerMN domain-containing protein, whose protein sequence is MPRKLFSPFNVVAAGLLAVSVLALQAVQRTPPTPEPPKLELTERQTLKVKVYFTDLQVQTLKAETRTVQVSRTNTRSVAQAAVDVWARGPYDKSFLGVVPTGTPSPKVYLRGQHYYVDLPDAYTKLRYGASGERMLLCTLTRTLLEQKGQDVTFLVAGQGVEALGRMDLTQPFTAGDCADQ
- a CDS encoding N-acetylmuramoyl-L-alanine amidase, whose protein sequence is MRRLKVGRPGRRTALSAAAASLLLIGLAGAQIAFSRLNLAGRDVQSIQLYGAEYASQSNLSGLLSITQDSGVVRVTGLGHTLLLPLDEDQQRAATSYNTVQLDTRRVQGRTATLVNGNLYLPLDTLASGLGAQYEQGKFTLAAPKLVSVSSRAGRDTDRVVLDLSRDVQVVDEQRGDRVVLTLKGIQGDARRYTTRGAFMPSAEVARSGSDLTVTLPLPASSGYRVFKVVRGNGVRVVVDAGPGVPSSAPEVLSRINSPLIVLDPALVPGLSDDVTLEVARQAAQLLTEKGWQVRVTRDSAAALNREQVLTLARQSDVYLALDLGRLPGARRSGVTVYEQTGRAGSQLINTLRGGSSVPYSTLIVAGAGSTRRLGELLRGELKGGGVSAQQDSISRVQSLGEAPQAALLLELGWANNAQDLATLGSAARQKVLSVAVARSVATYLTARANNNANLSAQGVTQ